The following are encoded together in the Bradymonas sediminis genome:
- a CDS encoding RrF2 family transcriptional regulator has product MKITATEEYGLRCLLRVATATEDAPISAQTIAELEGLSLPHTQKMLRILSQGGLVDSKRGAHGGYYAARPAEEVSVGDVMRVLGGFLEVEELCGRHTGELQICRHACDCTIRPVWSHISEYVMSTMDRLPLSLLTQNEKAVRDHLSNLDPADLDTKEDSTISFVDIPS; this is encoded by the coding sequence ATGAAGATTACCGCAACTGAAGAGTATGGCCTGCGCTGTCTATTGCGCGTGGCGACCGCCACGGAGGATGCGCCGATTTCTGCCCAGACCATCGCCGAGTTGGAAGGGCTGAGCTTGCCGCATACCCAGAAGATGCTGCGCATCCTGTCCCAGGGCGGGTTGGTCGACTCCAAGCGCGGCGCCCACGGCGGCTACTACGCCGCGCGCCCGGCCGAAGAGGTCTCGGTGGGCGACGTGATGCGTGTTCTTGGTGGCTTTCTTGAGGTTGAGGAACTATGCGGGCGTCATACCGGCGAGCTGCAGATCTGCCGCCACGCCTGTGATTGCACGATCCGCCCGGTCTGGTCGCATATCTCCGAGTATGTGATGTCGACGATGGACCGGTTGCCGCTGAGCCTGCTCACCCAGAACGAAAAAGCGGTGCGCGACCACCTGTCGAATTTGGACCCTGCCGATTTAGATACAAAAGAGGATTCCACCATTTCATTCGTCGATATTCCGAGTTAG
- the sufB gene encoding Fe-S cluster assembly protein SufB, translating to MSAEASEKREIKSIMDKPYEFGFSADIEVDELPPGLDEDVVRAISARKGEPEFLLEFRLKAYRHWLTLEEPEWANVTYKKPNFDEIIFYSAPKKMPKKKASLDEVDPKILEIYEKLGVPINEQKMFQNVAVDAVFDSVSVVTTFQEELKEAGVIFASISEAVHSHPEIVEKYLGTVVPYTDNFYAALNAAVFSDGTFVYVPKGVKCPMDLSTYFRMNAQHTGQFERTLIICEDDATVSYLEGCTAPQYDENQLHAAVVELVAHDRASIKYSTVQNWYAGDEEGVGGIFNFVTKRGLCAGESSTISWTQVETGSAITWKYPSCILRGDNSVGEFYSVALTNNLQQADTGTKMIHIGKNTRSKIISKGISAGHSHNSYRGQVKVTPSADNARNYSECDSMLIGDQCGAHTFPYLDIQNPTAQIEHEASTSRIGEEQLFYFKQRGIDEEDAISMIINGFCKEVFHELPLEFAVEARALLGLKLEGSVG from the coding sequence ATGAGTGCAGAAGCATCTGAGAAGAGAGAGATTAAGTCGATCATGGATAAACCCTACGAGTTCGGGTTTTCCGCAGATATCGAGGTGGACGAGCTGCCGCCCGGGCTTGATGAGGATGTGGTCCGCGCGATCTCTGCGCGCAAGGGTGAGCCGGAATTCTTGCTCGAGTTTCGCCTCAAGGCCTATCGGCACTGGTTGACGCTTGAGGAGCCCGAATGGGCAAACGTCACCTATAAAAAGCCCAACTTCGATGAGATCATCTTCTATTCGGCGCCCAAGAAGATGCCCAAGAAGAAGGCCAGCCTCGACGAGGTCGACCCGAAGATCCTCGAGATCTACGAGAAGCTCGGCGTGCCGATCAACGAGCAGAAGATGTTCCAAAACGTCGCGGTCGACGCGGTTTTTGATAGCGTCTCGGTGGTCACGACCTTTCAGGAAGAGCTCAAAGAAGCGGGCGTTATTTTCGCCTCGATCTCCGAGGCGGTCCACTCGCACCCCGAGATCGTCGAGAAATATCTGGGCACCGTGGTCCCCTATACCGACAACTTCTACGCGGCGCTCAACGCGGCGGTCTTCTCCGACGGCACGTTCGTCTACGTGCCCAAGGGCGTGAAATGCCCGATGGACCTGTCGACCTATTTCCGCATGAACGCCCAGCACACCGGCCAATTCGAGCGCACGCTGATCATCTGCGAAGATGACGCCACCGTGAGCTATTTGGAGGGCTGCACCGCGCCGCAATACGACGAGAATCAGCTCCACGCTGCCGTGGTCGAGCTGGTCGCGCATGACCGCGCCTCCATCAAATACTCCACGGTCCAGAACTGGTACGCGGGCGACGAAGAAGGCGTGGGCGGCATCTTTAACTTCGTGACCAAGCGCGGGCTTTGCGCCGGCGAGAGCTCCACGATTTCGTGGACTCAGGTCGAGACCGGCTCGGCGATCACCTGGAAATACCCGAGCTGCATTTTGCGCGGGGATAACTCGGTCGGCGAATTCTACTCGGTCGCGCTGACCAATAACCTGCAGCAGGCCGACACCGGCACGAAGATGATCCACATCGGCAAGAATACCCGCAGCAAGATCATCTCCAAGGGTATCTCGGCCGGCCACTCGCACAATAGCTACCGCGGTCAGGTCAAAGTGACCCCGAGCGCCGACAACGCGCGCAACTATTCGGAGTGCGACTCGATGCTCATCGGTGACCAGTGCGGCGCGCATACCTTCCCGTATCTGGACATCCAGAACCCGACCGCTCAGATCGAGCATGAGGCCAGCACCTCGCGCATCGGCGAAGAGCAGCTCTTTTATTTCAAGCAGCGCGGCATCGACGAAGAAGACGCCATCTCGATGATCATCAACGGCTTCTGCAAAGAGGTCTTCCACGAATTGCCGCTGGAATTTGCCGTTGAGGCGCGGGCGCTGCTCGGGCTCAAATTGGAAGGCAGCGTCGGTTAA
- the sufC gene encoding Fe-S cluster assembly ATPase SufC, whose amino-acid sequence MLEVKNLHASVEGVRILKGINFTVNPGEIHAIMGPNGSGKSTFAKVLAGHPAYTVTKGDILYKGESIVEEEPEDRARQGIFLAFQYPVEVPGVTNSAFLRQSYNSVVEARGGERMDPLEFDDFVREKLKVVDMPAAKLDRSVNVGFSGGEKKRNEILQMAVLDPSLALLDETDSGLDIDALRTVANGINTLHREDNAVVLVTHYQRLLNYITPDFVHVMVNGQIVKSGTKELALELEERGYDWIINESKAS is encoded by the coding sequence ATGTTGGAAGTCAAAAATCTACACGCTAGCGTTGAAGGCGTTCGCATCCTAAAGGGAATCAATTTCACGGTGAATCCGGGCGAGATCCACGCCATCATGGGACCCAACGGCAGCGGCAAGTCAACCTTCGCCAAGGTGCTCGCCGGGCACCCGGCCTATACCGTGACCAAGGGCGATATCCTCTATAAGGGCGAGTCGATCGTCGAAGAAGAGCCCGAAGACCGCGCGCGTCAGGGCATCTTCCTGGCGTTCCAATACCCGGTCGAGGTCCCGGGCGTGACCAACTCGGCGTTCCTTCGCCAGTCCTATAACTCGGTGGTCGAAGCCCGCGGCGGCGAGCGCATGGACCCGCTGGAGTTCGACGATTTCGTGCGTGAGAAGCTCAAAGTGGTCGATATGCCGGCCGCTAAGCTCGACCGTAGCGTCAACGTTGGCTTCTCGGGTGGTGAGAAAAAGCGTAACGAAATCCTGCAGATGGCGGTGCTTGACCCGTCGCTTGCGCTGCTCGACGAGACCGACTCCGGCCTGGATATCGACGCGCTTCGCACCGTCGCCAACGGCATCAACACGCTGCACCGCGAGGACAACGCCGTTGTCCTGGTCACCCACTATCAGCGCCTGCTCAACTATATCACGCCCGACTTCGTCCACGTCATGGTGAACGGTCAGATCGTGAAATCCGGCACCAAAGAGCTCGCCCTTGAGCTTGAGGAGCGCGGCTACGATTGGATTATCAACGAGTCCAAAGCCAGCTAA
- the sufD gene encoding Fe-S cluster assembly protein SufD, whose protein sequence is MSVIEKDNISRAFADAVLGADAVSSADAAQAAFKQQATDRLTQLRLPSVKDEDWRYVRLKPLTNIDFVPAHQVEAKITAETVAEYAIPEAEGQRLVFVNGQYAPEFSDVSVLSTQKGVQGGTLSQGGELPAEVAEKLGNVAHYYEDDYFANLNGAGYADGAYLVVDKETSVEGVIQLLYLSSESAQPFAAHPRNLIVVAQGSKATVVEDYVGAHQGVYFNNVLSEICLGESSTLNHTRVQRDGRAAYHIARTAIDLTRGSTYNSQNISLGALFSRYDAYGNGDAEQINCTFDGLALIDGKQVSDTHTAMDHRKPHGESHQLHKMIVDDDAHAVFNGKVFVRPQAQIIDAYQLNRTLLLAPKAKVNAKPQLEIFADDVKCTHGATIGQLDEDQLFYLKSRGLSEAEARDLLVYAFAAEVIEFIPVESLKHALEEQVSQRTSKND, encoded by the coding sequence ATGTCAGTCATTGAAAAAGATAATATTTCCAGGGCCTTCGCCGACGCCGTGCTTGGCGCGGACGCGGTGAGCTCGGCCGATGCCGCGCAGGCTGCGTTCAAGCAGCAGGCGACGGATCGGCTCACTCAACTCAGACTTCCGAGCGTAAAAGACGAGGATTGGCGCTACGTGCGGCTGAAGCCGCTGACCAATATCGACTTTGTGCCGGCCCACCAGGTCGAGGCGAAGATCACCGCCGAGACGGTCGCCGAATACGCGATCCCCGAGGCCGAAGGCCAGCGCCTGGTCTTCGTGAACGGGCAATACGCGCCGGAGTTCTCGGACGTATCCGTGCTCAGCACCCAGAAGGGCGTGCAGGGCGGTACGCTCAGCCAGGGCGGCGAGCTGCCGGCCGAGGTCGCCGAGAAGCTCGGCAACGTCGCGCATTATTATGAGGACGACTATTTCGCCAACCTCAACGGCGCCGGCTACGCCGACGGCGCGTATTTGGTCGTCGATAAAGAGACCTCGGTCGAGGGCGTGATTCAGCTGCTCTATCTGTCGAGCGAGTCGGCGCAGCCGTTCGCGGCGCACCCGCGCAACCTCATCGTCGTCGCCCAGGGCAGCAAGGCCACGGTCGTCGAGGATTATGTCGGCGCGCACCAGGGCGTGTATTTTAATAACGTCCTCAGCGAGATCTGCCTGGGCGAGAGCTCGACCTTGAACCACACGCGCGTGCAGCGTGACGGGCGCGCGGCCTATCATATCGCGCGCACCGCCATCGACCTGACGCGCGGGTCGACCTATAACTCGCAGAATATCTCGCTGGGCGCGCTCTTCTCGCGCTACGACGCCTACGGAAACGGCGACGCCGAGCAGATCAACTGCACCTTCGACGGGCTGGCGCTCATCGACGGCAAGCAGGTCTCGGACACCCACACCGCGATGGACCACCGCAAGCCCCACGGCGAGAGTCATCAGCTGCATAAGATGATCGTCGACGACGACGCCCACGCGGTCTTTAACGGCAAAGTCTTCGTGCGCCCGCAGGCCCAGATCATCGACGCCTATCAGCTCAACCGCACACTGCTCCTGGCCCCCAAGGCCAAGGTTAACGCGAAGCCGCAGCTTGAGATTTTCGCCGACGACGTCAAATGCACCCACGGCGCGACCATCGGTCAGCTCGACGAGGACCAGCTCTTCTATCTGAAGAGCCGCGGCCTGTCCGAAGCCGAAGCCCGCGACCTGCTGGTCTACGCGTTTGCCGCCGAGGTCATCGAGTTTATCCCGGTGGAATCGCTCAAGCACGCGCTCGAAGAGCAGGTTTCCCAGCGAACGTCGAAGAACGACTAG
- a CDS encoding aminotransferase class V-fold PLP-dependent enzyme produces the protein MTESKSKPAVDRSKMSWEEIRAQFPVLHQNVGAHPLAYLDNAASSQMPQSAIDRLMAYQTGEHSNVHRGVHMLSQRATDAFDAAREKVRRFINAGESDECIFTRGATESINLVAYAWGRKFVGEGDEIIVSAMEHHANIVPWQILCQEKGARLRVLPMTDQGVLIVDALDKLLNERTKLLAVTHVSNALGTINPIAEIIEKAHKNNTLVMVDGCQATPHMKVDVQALDADFYAFSGHKMCGPTGVGVLYGKRALLERMNPFLAGGDMIRSVSFEKSTYAPIPHKFEAGTPAILAVVGLGAAIDYLESIGIERIAAREHELLEYATAKFAELDGVRILGTAAHKAAVISFEVEGVHPHDIGTILDTEGVAIRAGHHCAQPVMTRLGVPATARASFSFYNNRQDIDALISALATVKEIFH, from the coding sequence ATGACTGAGTCAAAAAGCAAGCCCGCGGTGGATCGCTCCAAGATGAGTTGGGAGGAGATTCGCGCCCAATTTCCGGTCCTGCATCAAAATGTGGGGGCGCATCCGCTGGCCTATTTGGACAACGCCGCGTCCAGCCAGATGCCTCAGTCGGCCATCGACCGGCTCATGGCGTATCAGACTGGCGAGCATTCGAACGTGCACCGCGGCGTGCATATGCTCAGCCAGCGGGCCACCGACGCGTTTGACGCGGCGCGCGAGAAGGTGCGCCGCTTCATCAACGCGGGCGAGTCCGACGAGTGCATCTTCACGCGCGGCGCCACCGAGAGCATCAACCTGGTGGCGTACGCGTGGGGGCGAAAATTCGTGGGCGAGGGCGATGAGATCATCGTCTCGGCGATGGAGCATCACGCCAATATCGTGCCCTGGCAGATTCTGTGTCAGGAGAAGGGCGCGCGCCTGCGCGTTTTGCCCATGACCGACCAGGGCGTGCTCATCGTCGACGCCCTCGACAAGTTGCTCAATGAGCGCACCAAATTGCTCGCCGTGACCCACGTGTCGAACGCGCTTGGTACCATTAATCCGATCGCGGAGATCATCGAAAAGGCCCACAAAAACAACACCTTGGTGATGGTCGACGGCTGCCAGGCGACCCCGCATATGAAGGTGGATGTGCAGGCTTTGGACGCCGATTTTTACGCCTTCTCGGGCCATAAAATGTGCGGCCCGACCGGCGTCGGCGTGCTCTACGGGAAGCGCGCGCTGCTTGAGCGCATGAACCCGTTTTTGGCCGGTGGGGATATGATCCGCAGCGTGAGCTTTGAGAAGTCGACCTACGCGCCGATTCCGCATAAATTCGAGGCCGGCACGCCCGCGATTCTGGCGGTGGTGGGGCTGGGGGCGGCGATCGATTATCTGGAGAGCATCGGCATCGAGCGCATCGCGGCGCGCGAGCATGAGCTTTTGGAGTACGCGACGGCGAAATTCGCCGAGCTCGACGGCGTGCGCATCCTTGGCACCGCCGCGCACAAGGCCGCGGTGATCTCATTTGAGGTCGAGGGCGTGCACCCGCATGATATCGGCACCATCTTGGACACCGAGGGCGTGGCGATTCGCGCGGGACACCACTGCGCGCAGCCGGTGATGACGCGCCTGGGGGTGCCCGCCACGGCGCGGGCGTCCTTCTCATTTTATAATAATCGACAAGATATCGACGCGCTGATCAGCGCTCTGGCGACCGTAAAGGAGATTTTTCACTGA
- the sufU gene encoding Fe-S cluster assembly sulfur transfer protein SufU, which translates to MADLRSLYQEVILDHNKNPRNFGELEGASHHAHGDNPLCGDSYDISVLLGEDGTIEDIRFSGSGCAISKSAASMMTHRVKGKKAEYAEVLVDEFRQMLVGELDPEAEDNELGHLKVFLGVAGRPERIKCAVLPWHTLRAALRGKEVVSTEGDADPLAES; encoded by the coding sequence ATGGCAGACCTTCGAAGTTTATATCAAGAGGTGATCCTCGACCATAATAAGAACCCGCGTAATTTCGGGGAGCTCGAGGGGGCCAGTCACCACGCGCACGGGGATAATCCGCTGTGCGGCGACTCCTACGATATCAGCGTGCTCCTGGGCGAAGACGGCACGATTGAGGATATCCGTTTTAGCGGGTCGGGCTGCGCGATCTCGAAGTCTGCGGCGTCCATGATGACCCACCGGGTCAAGGGCAAAAAGGCCGAGTATGCCGAGGTGTTGGTCGATGAATTTCGGCAGATGCTCGTCGGTGAGCTCGACCCGGAGGCCGAGGATAATGAGCTCGGGCACCTGAAGGTCTTTCTCGGGGTCGCCGGGCGCCCCGAGCGCATCAAATGCGCGGTGCTCCCCTGGCACACGCTGCGCGCCGCGCTGCGCGGCAAAGAGGTCGTCTCGACCGAAGGCGACGCGGACCCGCTCGCCGAATCATAA
- a CDS encoding NifU family protein produces the protein MKIEEIEYTPNPNAMKFILDQALTLNGRTRSFTDMESTEGVPLAEAIMRIDSVISVFFADRWLSVTQDGTADWHQLMRDIADPIRAASLDDARPIDEEVGGVEAGGIDDAEAGFDDPRMEAIEMVINEQIMPYLQGDGGGLQIKALIDTQLMIRYEGACGTCPSAIAGTLKGIENLLRSQVDPDLTVIAV, from the coding sequence ATGAAGATTGAAGAGATTGAATACACGCCGAACCCCAACGCGATGAAGTTCATCCTGGACCAGGCGCTGACGCTCAACGGACGCACGCGCTCCTTCACGGATATGGAGAGCACCGAGGGGGTGCCGCTGGCCGAGGCGATTATGCGCATCGACAGCGTAATTTCGGTCTTTTTTGCCGACCGCTGGCTGTCGGTGACCCAGGATGGCACCGCCGACTGGCATCAACTGATGCGCGATATCGCCGACCCCATCCGGGCGGCCTCACTCGACGACGCGCGCCCCATCGACGAAGAGGTCGGCGGCGTGGAGGCCGGCGGCATCGACGACGCCGAGGCCGGGTTTGATGACCCGCGCATGGAGGCCATCGAGATGGTCATCAACGAGCAGATCATGCCGTATTTGCAGGGCGACGGCGGCGGCCTGCAGATCAAGGCGCTCATCGATACGCAGCTGATGATTCGCTACGAGGGCGCCTGCGGCACCTGCCCGTCGGCCATCGCCGGCACGCTTAAGGGCATCGAGAACCTGCTCAGAAGCCAGGTGGACCCCGACCTGACGGTCATCGCGGTCTGA
- a CDS encoding transposase DNA-binding-containing protein, protein MQQVTEILADISLSEEVADAPLGDVRRSQRFARIMESLGRQPEASIPEAMGGSSASGGVLSVDAKRGGRSLQVA, encoded by the coding sequence ATGCAGCAAGTGACCGAAATACTCGCCGATATTAGCTTGTCCGAAGAGGTCGCAGACGCCCCCTTGGGCGACGTGCGACGCAGTCAAAGGTTCGCCCGGATCATGGAGTCGCTCGGGCGCCAACCCGAGGCGAGCATCCCGGAGGCAATGGGGGGATCTAGCGCGTCTGGAGGCGTATTATCGGTTGATGCGAAACGAGGCGGTCGATCACTTCAAGTTGCTTGA
- a CDS encoding IS4 family transposase: MMRNEAVDHFKLLEPHFDAARRRTEDLGAALVLHDTCEIAFDIHDEPAREHLSRLSANRQGFYWHASLAISDGPFRAPFGLVASRPFVHASELEDDETRAFWEQIDGVMDNEQRRWMEAVEQSEARLEDVPKIIHVMDREADDYLTLFPMDMSGYSFVIRMTWDRNVCDGPRRCDFRKLSDELDEVAWRDEARTTTLSPRPKRKATLGHPVRRARMAQLKVRAKQVEIRRPDRIKAAYGPAGLKVNVVEVLEVDPPADEDPVRWLLVTDQPIEADEQVWRIVDWYRARWVIEEFFKALKTGAAYTKLQHKRAATLLAALSAKAVVAWHLLVLRHLGRTMGEADPSLVVNALQLEVLRALKPKKLGAHPTAADVMRTIAELGGHLPQNGPPGWLVLGRGWKHMREIEKGYRLGFQRGKKM, translated from the coding sequence TTGATGCGAAACGAGGCGGTCGATCACTTCAAGTTGCTTGAACCTCACTTCGACGCGGCACGTCGGCGCACCGAAGATCTTGGGGCGGCGTTGGTGCTCCATGACACCTGTGAGATCGCGTTTGACATCCACGATGAGCCGGCGCGAGAGCACCTCAGCAGGCTCAGCGCGAATCGCCAGGGCTTTTATTGGCACGCCTCTTTGGCCATTTCGGATGGCCCATTTCGTGCCCCGTTCGGTCTGGTTGCAAGCCGCCCATTTGTCCATGCCTCCGAGCTTGAAGACGACGAAACACGCGCATTTTGGGAGCAAATCGACGGGGTGATGGACAACGAGCAGCGCCGCTGGATGGAGGCGGTCGAGCAGAGCGAGGCGCGCCTTGAAGATGTCCCCAAAATCATCCACGTCATGGACCGCGAGGCGGACGATTATCTGACACTCTTTCCGATGGATATGTCCGGCTACAGCTTCGTGATTCGGATGACCTGGGATCGAAATGTGTGCGACGGTCCGAGGCGCTGCGACTTTCGCAAGCTAAGCGATGAACTCGATGAGGTTGCCTGGCGAGATGAGGCACGAACGACAACTTTATCGCCGCGGCCCAAACGCAAGGCGACTCTGGGGCACCCGGTGCGCCGCGCGCGGATGGCGCAGCTTAAAGTGCGCGCAAAGCAGGTCGAGATTCGCCGCCCAGACCGCATTAAGGCCGCCTACGGGCCCGCAGGCCTCAAAGTAAATGTCGTTGAAGTTCTCGAGGTTGACCCGCCCGCAGATGAAGATCCGGTGCGATGGCTTCTGGTCACCGACCAGCCCATCGAGGCCGATGAGCAGGTGTGGCGAATCGTCGATTGGTACCGCGCGCGCTGGGTCATTGAGGAGTTTTTCAAAGCCCTGAAAACCGGCGCAGCCTACACCAAATTGCAACACAAACGCGCCGCGACACTGCTCGCCGCGCTCTCCGCCAAAGCTGTGGTCGCCTGGCACCTATTGGTGCTGCGCCATCTCGGGCGCACCATGGGCGAGGCCGACCCGAGCCTTGTTGTTAATGCCCTGCAACTCGAAGTGCTGCGCGCCCTGAAGCCCAAAAAACTTGGGGCTCACCCGACCGCCGCCGACGTGATGAGGACCATCGCTGAGCTTGGGGGGCACCTACCACAGAACGGTCCGCCGGGCTGGCTAGTGCTGGGGCGTGGATGGAAGCATATGCGTGAAATCGAGAAGGGATACCGGTTGGGATTTCAGCGGGGTAAAAAGATGTGA
- a CDS encoding NifU family protein has product MDHRYGGHQKSAAGRGGFDYPRMEAIEMVIAEQIMPYLQGDGGGLQIKALIDTQLMIRYEGSCGTCPSAIAGTLKGIENLLRSQVDPDLTVIAV; this is encoded by the coding sequence GTGGATCACCGATATGGAGGGCACCAAAAGAGTGCCGCTGGCCGAGGGGGCTTTGACTACCCGCGCATGGAGGCCATCGAGATGGTCATCGCCGAGCAAATCATGCCGTATTTGCAGGGCGACGGCGGCGGCCTGCAGATCAAGGCGCTCATCGATACGCAGCTGATGATTCGCTACGAGGGCTCCTGCGGCACCTGCCCGTCGGCCATCGCCGGCACGCTTAAGGGCATCGAGAACCTGCTCAGAAGCCAGGTGGACCCCGACCTGACGGTCATCGCGGTCTGA
- a CDS encoding NADP-dependent oxidoreductase, giving the protein MSDSTNRRIVLASRPKGEPTADNFRMEEQQIPTPADGEVLLKVKYLSLDPYMRGRMSAAKSYAAPVEIGDTMVGGTVAEVVESRHPKFKAGQTVLSYSGWQEYAISNGKDLHVLDPDAAPPSTALGVMGMPGFTAYAGLLTIGKPKKGETVVVAAATGPVGSAVGQIAQIKGARAVGIAGGPEKCKALIEEFGFDVALDHRDPNFAQNLKEAVPEGIDVYFENVGGAVWKAVQPLLNDFARIPVCGLVAHYNEVAPPEGPDRLPGFMGQMLSKHLTFQGFIQSDFIEQYPEFLKEMGGWLAQGRVKYREDIREGLENAPEAFIGMLTGGNFGKLIVKVSE; this is encoded by the coding sequence ATGTCTGACTCAACCAACCGTCGCATCGTGCTCGCCAGTCGTCCGAAGGGAGAGCCGACGGCGGATAATTTTCGCATGGAGGAGCAGCAGATTCCCACGCCCGCAGACGGCGAGGTGTTGCTCAAGGTGAAGTATCTGTCGCTGGATCCCTATATGCGCGGGCGCATGAGCGCAGCCAAATCCTACGCTGCGCCGGTCGAGATCGGCGACACGATGGTCGGCGGTACCGTGGCCGAAGTCGTGGAGTCTCGCCACCCTAAATTTAAGGCCGGCCAGACCGTCTTGTCCTATTCGGGCTGGCAGGAATACGCGATTTCGAATGGGAAAGACCTGCACGTCTTGGACCCGGACGCAGCGCCGCCGAGCACCGCGTTGGGCGTGATGGGGATGCCCGGATTTACGGCCTATGCGGGGCTTTTGACCATCGGGAAGCCGAAAAAAGGCGAGACGGTGGTGGTGGCCGCGGCGACCGGGCCGGTGGGCTCGGCGGTGGGGCAGATTGCGCAGATCAAGGGGGCGCGGGCGGTCGGCATCGCCGGGGGCCCCGAGAAGTGCAAGGCGTTGATCGAGGAGTTTGGCTTCGACGTGGCCCTGGACCATCGGGACCCGAATTTTGCGCAGAACCTCAAGGAGGCGGTGCCCGAGGGCATCGACGTCTATTTCGAGAATGTCGGCGGCGCAGTGTGGAAGGCGGTGCAGCCGCTGCTCAACGACTTCGCGCGCATCCCGGTATGCGGGCTGGTCGCCCATTATAATGAGGTCGCGCCGCCCGAAGGCCCGGACCGTCTGCCCGGGTTTATGGGGCAGATGCTCTCGAAACACCTGACCTTCCAGGGCTTTATTCAGAGCGATTTTATCGAGCAATATCCCGAGTTTCTCAAAGAGATGGGCGGCTGGTTGGCCCAGGGACGCGTGAAATACCGCGAGGATATTCGCGAAGGCCTCGAGAACGCCCCCGAGGCGTTTATCGGTATGCTCACCGGTGGCAATTTTGGCAAATTGATCGTCAAGGTCTCCGAATAA